The Geitlerinema sp. PCC 9228 genome contains a region encoding:
- a CDS encoding DUF948 domain-containing protein, with protein MSDPIFWLGLSLLLVAVSFSMVLVVLIPTARELTRAARSIEKLADTLNRELPPTLEAIRLTGMEISDLTDDVSEGVKSAGQVVKGVDDSFGGARKQAKKVQTTTRGVFSGVKAAWRTFNRKSAASNRRANKRLRSAYNQSLEFTNSLESPQEPPEESNNDRRFS; from the coding sequence GTGAGCGACCCAATTTTTTGGTTAGGACTTTCCCTGCTGCTCGTAGCCGTTAGCTTTTCCATGGTTTTGGTGGTGCTTATCCCCACCGCCAGGGAACTAACCCGGGCAGCTCGTAGTATTGAAAAACTGGCCGATACCCTTAACCGGGAACTACCGCCTACCCTGGAAGCTATTCGCCTGACGGGTATGGAAATTAGCGATTTAACCGACGACGTAAGCGAAGGCGTCAAAAGTGCCGGTCAAGTCGTTAAAGGGGTGGATGATAGTTTTGGCGGTGCTAGAAAACAAGCGAAAAAAGTACAAACCACTACCCGCGGCGTCTTTTCCGGGGTAAAAGCTGCCTGGAGAACCTTCAACCGCAAATCGGCTGCCTCCAACCGCCGCGCCAACAAACGCCTGCGTTCGGCGTACAACCAATCCTTGGAGTTTACCAATTCCCTAGAATCTCCTCAGGAACCACCAGAGGAATCCAATAACGATCGCCG